AGCTCGCGCGCCAGGCTGCCGCGCGCGCGAAGGGCGAGCCCGAGGGGTCGCTTCGGGTGACCAGCGTCCCGGACGGCTTGCCGATCTGGTTGGACGGCAAGCCCGTGGGCAAGGCGCCGCTGTCGCTGCAGCTCGCGCGCGGCGATCACCGCATCGAGGCCACGTTCAACGGCCACCGCGGGCTCGCTCACACCGTGCACGTGGAGGAGAGCGCGGTGGTGGAGCTCGACCAGGCGCTCGACGGCGCCGTCTGGGCCGACGCGGGCCCCTGCATCGACGCCGACGCGGACCGCAACACGCGCCTCAAGACGCTCGTCTCGGTGGGCCACGTGCTGGGCGTGAAGACGCTGGTCGCCGTTCGGGGCGACGAGCCGGCGCCGAGCGAGCGCTACCTGGTCGCGACGGCGATCGACGTCGAGAGCGGCCAGGAGGCGCGCGAGGCCAAGGTGAAGCTGAGCGAGGCCGGTGCGTCGCCCGAGGCCATGGACAAGCTCGCCGCCTTCATCGCCACCGGCGACGTGGCGCCGCCGCTCGAGGCCACGCGCGGCGGCAAGGCCGCGACGCTCGCCAGCGCTGCACCGCCGACGGCCACCGCGCCTGCGGGCGGGCTCACCCAGACGGCTCCCGAGTCGGGCAGCGGCATGCGTACGGGCGCGTACGTCGCGGGCGGCGTGGCCGTGGCGGCGCTCGCGGTGGGCGGCTTCTTCGCGCTCGATCTCAAGTCCGCCAACACCACCATCGACAGGGACTGCCCCGGCGGCTCGTTCTGCAGCCCGGGCACGCTCTCCGAGGTCCAGGACGCCACCTCGCGCCAGGGCCGCGATCGCGCGCTGGCGTTCACCGGCCTCGGCGTGGGTGTCGCGGCCGGCGCAGCCGCCGTGGCGCTCTTCATGATGGGCGAGCCCGCCACCGCACCGACGACCTCGACCAGCGCGAGCGTGCACCTCACGCCCACCGGGTTGGCGGGCACCTTCTGAAGCGGCCCTGGAGCACCTGGATCCTCGCGCCGGCCTTCGCCGCAGCCGCGCTGTTCCACGTCGCGGCGCTCGTCGATCCGGGAATCGCCGGGACGGATCCCGCCTGGCGACACGCGCTCTTCGCGGGCATCAACGCCGCGCTGGCGGTGCTTTTCGTCCTTCGGCCGCGCTGGCTGCCGTGGCTGCTGAGCGCGCTCGCGGTCCAGCAGCTCTGGAGCCACGGCCACGCGCTCGTCCTCGCCTGGCGACTGGAGCAGCGGGTGGATTGGACGTCGGTCGTGGTGCTGGTTGGCATTCCGATCGC
The Deltaproteobacteria bacterium DNA segment above includes these coding regions:
- a CDS encoding PEGA domain-containing protein, whose amino-acid sequence is MRAALLAGLLLGSSTAWAQTPGTTAVVAAGSCSAPSQGAQARALREALTRKLGGAVQNEAASAKSLGGLSSASQAELDRRLAAARTDFLQQKYARVQKDVQDIREALWQLAPSDARWKSLQDAAALSAWIAEKLGSSADAEAALLPVVRIDPGFHPDKHLFPPNVDKLARQAAARAKGEPEGSLRVTSVPDGLPIWLDGKPVGKAPLSLQLARGDHRIEATFNGHRGLAHTVHVEESAVVELDQALDGAVWADAGPCIDADADRNTRLKTLVSVGHVLGVKTLVAVRGDEPAPSERYLVATAIDVESGQEAREAKVKLSEAGASPEAMDKLAAFIATGDVAPPLEATRGGKAATLASAAPPTATAPAGGLTQTAPESGSGMRTGAYVAGGVAVAALAVGGFFALDLKSANTTIDRDCPGGSFCSPGTLSEVQDATSRQGRDRALAFTGLGVGVAAGAAAVALFMMGEPATAPTTSTSASVHLTPTGLAGTF